Proteins from a genomic interval of Mesobacillus sp. S13:
- a CDS encoding TetR/AcrR family transcriptional regulator, with protein sequence MKETSKDKLISTASRLFQLQGYHGTGLNHILKESGAPKGSLYYYFPDGKEQLAVESVELTAEHVRERIKRGLDQKTDAAEAIQDFIEKMAEQYQHDAIQEGVPIAAVALETALFSERIRKACQNGYESFQQVFTDKLLESGYEEDRARELGIVINSMIEGASLLSFTMGNNEPLLLAAKNIPALLK encoded by the coding sequence GTGAAGGAGACTTCTAAGGATAAATTAATCAGCACGGCATCACGGCTGTTTCAGCTGCAGGGTTACCATGGTACCGGACTGAATCATATTTTAAAAGAAAGCGGTGCTCCGAAGGGTTCTTTATACTATTACTTTCCTGATGGAAAGGAACAGCTTGCGGTTGAGTCTGTGGAATTGACTGCTGAGCATGTCAGGGAACGCATTAAGCGCGGGTTGGATCAAAAAACAGATGCCGCTGAAGCGATTCAGGACTTTATTGAAAAAATGGCAGAACAATATCAACATGATGCCATCCAAGAAGGAGTCCCCATTGCAGCAGTCGCACTTGAGACCGCTCTTTTCAGCGAACGAATTCGAAAAGCCTGCCAAAATGGCTATGAGAGTTTCCAGCAAGTGTTTACCGACAAATTGCTTGAATCGGGATATGAAGAAGACAGGGCGAGAGAACTTGGAATAGTCATCAACAGCATGATTGAGGGAGCTTCTCTGCTATCTTTTACAATGGGTAACAATGAACCGCTGTTATTGGCGGCTAAAAATATTCCGGCACTCTTGAAGTGA
- a CDS encoding class I SAM-dependent methyltransferase — protein sequence MIEQNKKSWNTVAHHFNGKDALPSYGPFAQSEDELGLFGELKNKKVLDIGCGSGHSLAYMAEKGASELWGVDLSEKQIRTAEGTLKDVEHHLFCAPMESEIGLPKQYFDVVYSIYAIGWTSDLSATFGLIHNYLKPGGSFIFSWDHPLYGHLKSQNGELCLDGSYQVEGMIQYQNFKGEEAPVIIPKRKMSTYINELIKAGFTIESVIESEVSSEFDGVDEEVSDRYYSLYKARRFPSTMIIKSVKG from the coding sequence ATGATCGAACAAAACAAAAAGAGCTGGAATACTGTGGCACATCATTTTAACGGGAAGGACGCTTTGCCAAGCTATGGCCCTTTTGCCCAAAGTGAAGATGAGTTAGGCCTTTTTGGCGAGCTCAAGAATAAAAAGGTCCTTGATATTGGCTGTGGCAGCGGGCATTCACTTGCCTATATGGCTGAAAAGGGAGCAAGTGAACTTTGGGGAGTGGATTTGTCAGAGAAACAAATAAGGACTGCAGAAGGAACACTTAAGGATGTAGAACACCATTTGTTCTGTGCACCAATGGAATCTGAAATTGGTTTGCCAAAACAATACTTTGACGTGGTTTACTCCATTTATGCAATCGGCTGGACATCAGACCTATCTGCTACTTTCGGACTGATCCATAACTATTTGAAGCCAGGCGGCTCCTTCATATTCAGCTGGGACCATCCGTTATATGGTCATTTGAAAAGCCAGAACGGAGAACTCTGTCTCGATGGATCCTATCAGGTCGAAGGGATGATACAATACCAAAACTTTAAAGGAGAGGAAGCGCCGGTAATCATTCCAAAAAGGAAAATGTCCACTTACATAAATGAATTAATCAAAGCAGGTTTTACGATTGAGTCTGTGATTGAAAGCGAAGTGTCATCTGAATTTGATGGCGTGGATGAGGAAGTGTCCGATCGTTACTATTCTTTATATAAGGCTAGAAGATTCCCGTCAACGATGATCATTAAATCTGTAAAAGGTTAA
- a CDS encoding ABC transporter permease, whose protein sequence is MSHFFRLVHNENIKIYKRAGTWVMIGIMVLVVALVGIFTKFVLDPGGNADWKAQLSAENAQLTESVESTPMLEAQKRMMKERIALNEYRIENDVAPIERDSLWGYMVDATTFTGIAALFTIVIAAGMVASEFSWGTVKLLLIRPVSRTKILLAKYASTLMFALLMLLLLFSASFLFGTLFFGLGGAETPYLAYSNGQVVEQNMVTHIIQLFGFRSIDLVMMVTLAFMISTVFRSSSLAIGISLFLMFTGPQLVQLLSQYDWAKFILFANTDLQQYTTGTPLVEGMTMTFSIVMLLIYFALFAFLSLYIFKKRDVAA, encoded by the coding sequence ATGAGCCATTTTTTCAGATTGGTGCATAATGAGAATATAAAAATATATAAGCGGGCGGGAACATGGGTGATGATCGGGATCATGGTTCTCGTCGTGGCCCTTGTTGGTATTTTTACAAAGTTTGTGTTGGATCCTGGCGGAAATGCTGATTGGAAGGCTCAGCTGAGCGCTGAGAATGCACAGTTGACAGAAAGTGTAGAGTCGACGCCAATGCTTGAAGCGCAAAAGCGAATGATGAAAGAAAGGATTGCCTTGAATGAGTATCGGATCGAAAATGATGTTGCACCAATCGAACGGGATTCACTTTGGGGCTATATGGTGGATGCGACGACATTCACCGGAATCGCGGCTTTGTTCACGATTGTGATTGCCGCTGGAATGGTGGCGAGTGAATTTTCCTGGGGAACCGTCAAGCTGTTGCTCATTCGCCCGGTCAGCAGGACGAAAATCCTTCTGGCAAAATACGCGTCGACCTTGATGTTCGCACTCTTAATGCTACTATTATTGTTCAGCGCATCCTTTCTGTTTGGAACCCTCTTTTTCGGGCTCGGCGGTGCAGAAACACCATACCTGGCCTATAGCAATGGACAGGTCGTCGAGCAGAATATGGTCACCCATATCATCCAGCTGTTTGGCTTCAGGAGCATCGACCTTGTCATGATGGTGACTCTTGCTTTCATGATTTCGACCGTCTTCCGGAGCAGCTCGCTCGCGATTGGGATTTCTTTGTTCCTTATGTTTACGGGACCGCAGCTCGTCCAGCTTTTAAGCCAGTACGACTGGGCAAAATTTATCCTGTTCGCGAACACGGACTTGCAGCAGTACACAACGGGCACACCGCTTGTTGAAGGAATGACGATGACGTTTTCCATTGTCATGCTGTTGATTTACTTCGCGTTGTTCGCTTTTCTGTCACTGTACATTTTTAAAAAGCGTGACGTTGCGGCTTAA
- a CDS encoding ABC transporter ATP-binding protein: protein MKKPIVEIKNLKKVIGDKTIIHGISMDVFPGEVFGFLGPNGAGKTTTIRMMVGLMGITEGEVLINGYSIQKNFEKAISHVGGIIENPEMYKFLSGYDNLLQYARMLPVPVKKERINEIVKLVGLEKRIHEKVKGYSLGMRQRLGLAQALLHSPALLILDEPTNGLDPAGIREIRTYIRKIAHEEGIAVFVSSHMLSEMQMMCDRIGIIQDGHLVSVESVGEFVGDKVNTVIEVEPLEKAKEFIENTLPELNPKINGNELQVSASRENIPALVKALAENEFSIYKISSGNKTLEEKFLEMTEGK, encoded by the coding sequence ATGAAAAAGCCGATTGTGGAGATAAAGAATTTAAAGAAAGTGATTGGAGATAAAACGATTATCCATGGAATCAGCATGGATGTGTTTCCTGGTGAGGTGTTTGGGTTCCTGGGGCCGAATGGTGCGGGGAAGACGACGACAATCCGGATGATGGTCGGGTTGATGGGAATCACGGAAGGTGAAGTGCTAATCAATGGTTACAGCATACAGAAAAACTTTGAGAAGGCGATTTCGCATGTTGGCGGAATCATTGAAAATCCAGAGATGTATAAGTTCCTTTCAGGTTATGATAATTTGCTTCAATATGCGCGGATGCTGCCGGTTCCGGTGAAGAAGGAAAGAATCAATGAAATCGTGAAGCTGGTCGGGCTCGAGAAGCGAATCCATGAAAAGGTGAAGGGCTATTCGCTCGGAATGAGGCAGAGGCTCGGACTCGCACAGGCCTTATTGCATTCTCCGGCTTTATTGATCCTTGATGAGCCGACAAACGGCCTGGACCCTGCCGGAATCAGGGAAATCCGCACATATATAAGGAAGATTGCCCATGAGGAAGGAATCGCTGTGTTTGTATCCAGCCACATGCTTTCGGAAATGCAAATGATGTGTGACCGGATTGGCATCATCCAGGATGGCCATCTGGTGAGTGTGGAAAGTGTCGGGGAATTTGTTGGAGATAAGGTGAACACGGTGATTGAAGTGGAACCGCTTGAAAAAGCCAAGGAGTTTATTGAAAATACACTTCCTGAACTCAATCCGAAGATTAATGGGAATGAGCTGCAGGTTTCTGCCAGCCGTGAAAACATACCAGCACTTGTTAAGGCGCTTGCGGAAAATGAATTCAGTATCTATAAAATCTCTTCCGGGAATAAGACATTGGAGGAAAAATTCCTGGAAATGACGGAGGGGAAATAA
- a CDS encoding SDR family oxidoreductase, with product MTILVTGFNGKVGYEVAEKLKDREVSMKCGVRNVDRARERHGSAFDFVALDFSKPDTFEEALEGINGIFLMYPPGERIEFEAFITLAKQKGVRHIVYLSVKDVQFMPFIHHFKNEKLIKKAGIPYTFLRAGYFMQNLNDFLLKELKERKRIFVPAGNGKTSFVDARDIAEVAAIALTDPTGHSNKNYVITGKEALDFYEVARIMSEVMNTKVEYSNPSVKEFKDYMISTGNDESFINVVAGIHMPTKLGLAKGIKHDFEKVTGKEPLSIRKYIEDYKEVWL from the coding sequence ATGACAATATTAGTGACTGGTTTCAATGGCAAGGTTGGTTATGAAGTAGCGGAGAAATTAAAGGACAGGGAAGTCTCAATGAAATGTGGTGTCCGGAATGTGGACCGGGCAAGGGAGCGGCATGGTTCAGCGTTCGATTTTGTCGCCCTCGATTTTTCAAAGCCAGATACTTTCGAGGAGGCGTTGGAAGGAATTAATGGGATTTTCCTGATGTACCCGCCTGGAGAGCGTATCGAGTTTGAAGCCTTTATCACACTGGCCAAGCAGAAGGGCGTCCGCCATATTGTCTACCTTTCAGTGAAGGACGTCCAATTCATGCCATTCATCCACCATTTTAAAAATGAAAAATTAATAAAAAAGGCTGGAATTCCTTATACATTTTTGCGGGCAGGCTACTTCATGCAAAATTTGAATGACTTCTTACTCAAAGAGCTAAAAGAGCGAAAACGCATCTTTGTGCCTGCAGGAAATGGGAAGACGAGCTTTGTCGATGCCAGGGATATTGCCGAGGTTGCGGCGATTGCCTTGACTGATCCGACAGGGCACAGCAATAAAAATTACGTCATCACCGGAAAGGAAGCGCTGGATTTTTATGAAGTGGCCAGGATCATGTCAGAAGTGATGAATACGAAGGTTGAGTACTCTAACCCTTCCGTAAAAGAGTTTAAAGATTATATGATCTCTACGGGAAATGATGAGAGTTTTATCAATGTGGTTGCCGGCATCCACATGCCGACGAAATTGGGCCTGGCAAAAGGCATAAAGCATGACTTTGAAAAGGTAACTGGGAAGGAACCATTAAGCATCAGGAAGTATATCGAGGATTACAAAGAAGTATGGCTTTAG
- a CDS encoding response regulator transcription factor, with protein sequence MEEDLILIVEDEREIAELVSDYLEAEGFGSILAYDGLDGLNQFNEHQPTVAVLDVMLPKMDGIELCRRIRAESNIPIIIMSAKKSDTDKIIGLGIGADDYVTKPFSPGELVARIKAQLRRFKHLSVQKEPEKVIRFPGLEINLKEYTVFSAGNQVELSAKEFQLLAFMAGNKGQVFTKEQLLENVWGYQHVGDTNTITVYVRKLREKIESDPSEPQYIKTVWGIGYKFDGGNT encoded by the coding sequence ATGGAAGAAGATTTGATTCTGATTGTTGAAGATGAACGGGAAATTGCCGAGCTTGTCTCCGATTATCTGGAGGCGGAGGGCTTCGGCAGTATTTTGGCTTATGATGGGCTTGACGGGTTAAACCAATTCAATGAACATCAGCCAACGGTGGCGGTGCTAGATGTGATGCTGCCAAAAATGGACGGCATCGAGCTTTGCCGCAGGATCAGGGCGGAGTCGAATATTCCGATTATCATCATGAGTGCGAAGAAGAGCGATACCGACAAGATTATCGGACTCGGAATTGGCGCGGATGATTATGTGACCAAACCGTTCAGTCCGGGAGAGCTTGTTGCCAGGATAAAAGCGCAACTTCGGCGGTTCAAGCATTTGTCTGTGCAAAAAGAGCCGGAGAAGGTAATTAGGTTCCCGGGACTTGAGATTAATTTAAAAGAATACACAGTGTTTTCTGCTGGAAATCAGGTCGAGCTTTCGGCCAAAGAGTTCCAGCTGCTTGCGTTCATGGCAGGCAATAAAGGGCAGGTATTCACAAAAGAACAGCTGCTCGAGAATGTCTGGGGATACCAGCATGTGGGCGATACGAACACGATCACTGTGTATGTGCGAAAGCTGCGCGAGAAGATTGAATCAGACCCGTCAGAACCACAATATATAAAAACGGTCTGGGGAATAGGCTATAAATTCGATGGTGGAAACACATGA
- a CDS encoding sensor histidine kinase yields the protein MRWGLKPRLIFAFISIIVLPIVASILFITLFSSGVEQQSGNEDELNILLSEVKRTIHENADYLAEPAFFYEKIRPLLKKYDIELTVFSAEGAPVFNSAAHQKRGDASIWPDRLGKFTVDILTEEQGELSAEIQANSFSVPPFRQFQEMIYAVLGGVAIGLTVLAALILLWTWFISRTVLHPLKEIYHATEEVIEGNLDYKIRYGKQDEIGRFIQGFNLMREHLKKSIEQRQQYERSRKQLIASISHDLRTPLASIKGYVEGLEDGIAKNEEMQNKYYRVIKSKTDQLDRLIEDLFEFSKFELEQLSIDKNLVNSSEFFQEAFHSAQLDYRGVELVLAGAMPSVSLNIDSGRIKQVMVNLIDNAVKYGGTKIIIKIEEQGSFIQVSIKDNGQGISAEDLPNIFNPFFRVEKSRSRESGGTGLGLAIVKYIIEAHGGEIQVTSEPGKGSEFTFTLPLYLRHG from the coding sequence ATGAGATGGGGGTTGAAGCCGCGGCTGATCTTCGCTTTCATCAGCATTATCGTGCTGCCGATTGTGGCATCGATTTTATTTATAACTTTATTTTCTTCAGGTGTGGAACAACAATCAGGGAATGAGGATGAACTGAATATTCTCCTGTCTGAGGTCAAAAGAACGATTCACGAGAATGCTGATTATCTGGCAGAACCGGCTTTCTTTTACGAAAAGATAAGGCCGCTCCTGAAAAAATATGATATTGAGCTGACGGTTTTTTCCGCTGAAGGAGCTCCGGTATTTAATTCTGCCGCACATCAAAAACGTGGCGATGCATCTATATGGCCGGATAGGCTTGGGAAGTTTACTGTAGACATACTGACCGAAGAACAGGGGGAATTGTCTGCGGAAATCCAGGCCAATTCTTTCTCTGTGCCGCCATTCAGGCAGTTTCAAGAAATGATCTATGCCGTTCTTGGCGGGGTTGCGATCGGGCTGACAGTACTGGCCGCTCTCATTTTGCTGTGGACCTGGTTTATCTCCAGGACGGTCCTTCATCCTTTAAAGGAAATATATCATGCGACTGAGGAAGTCATTGAAGGGAACCTGGATTATAAAATCAGATACGGAAAACAGGACGAAATCGGCCGGTTCATACAGGGCTTTAACCTGATGCGTGAGCACCTGAAAAAATCGATCGAGCAAAGGCAGCAATATGAACGGTCGCGAAAGCAGCTGATTGCCAGCATATCGCATGATCTGCGCACGCCGCTTGCCTCAATCAAGGGCTATGTTGAGGGCCTTGAAGACGGAATTGCTAAAAATGAAGAGATGCAGAATAAGTATTATCGGGTCATCAAATCAAAGACCGACCAGCTGGACAGGCTCATTGAAGACTTGTTTGAGTTCTCCAAGTTCGAGCTGGAGCAGCTCTCGATTGATAAGAATCTTGTGAACAGCTCCGAGTTTTTTCAGGAAGCTTTCCACAGTGCGCAATTGGATTATCGAGGTGTAGAGCTGGTGCTGGCGGGGGCAATGCCATCGGTCAGCCTGAATATCGACAGCGGCAGGATCAAGCAGGTTATGGTGAACTTGATTGATAATGCCGTCAAGTATGGCGGGACGAAAATCATCATTAAAATCGAGGAACAGGGCAGTTTTATTCAGGTTAGCATAAAGGATAATGGACAAGGGATAAGTGCAGAAGATCTGCCAAACATCTTCAATCCATTCTTCCGCGTCGAAAAGTCGCGTTCCAGGGAATCCGGCGGCACGGGCCTTGGCCTTGCGATTGTAAAATACATCATCGAAGCACATGGCGGAGAAATCCAGGTGACAAGCGAACCTGGAAAAGGCAGCGAATTTACTTTCACTTTGCCATTGTATCTGAGGCATGGATGA